A stretch of the Acidilobus sp. 7A genome encodes the following:
- a CDS encoding NADH-quinone oxidoreductase subunit L: MATIVHAYWLTWSWTWLAPYLGAGLLALMWLAGIRNEKAYGIISVLSVLASALVSSAALYYVLADHEVIYATSSWYWDQVLKVHVGTYLDGLSAIMATVVSWLSFLIDLYSIDYMKGDWGVQRYFFFISFFVGSMMLVVTASNLILMFVGWEGTGLASYALIGHWYTDEKEYWVGVPGSTALGKPMYFEPSTSGIRAMLFTRVGDVGFLVGMTGVFALVGSMSIPTIASSAGSWMSFLATRGLLTAFLFIFTLGALAKSAQFPFTEWLVTAMTGPTPVSALIHAATMVKVGVYYMLRFAPIFFVGALVASSLGATAAVAQVHEYFFIVASLAAVTLFMMATMAIVNHEFKLILAFSTAEYLGYMILAVAAGGLAVVTANYSAMAYAEMAGLTMLIAHAVFKAALFLVAGYALHASESRFIDDMGNFWKYMKGTGVSAWLAGLSLAAVPPFMGFFGKELVLSTVERAEVYSLYALAVVAVVFTAAYITRLLVRVFHLPPLNKESEERHYHEAPLLMLIPYAILGLASIALGLAWLYVGYWVAAGVGETLSIKVTPPYMPPIDLTTIVITAVVLVDIIGVALLYLRRHSLVYLLERSSALRAIHSFLFNRWYVNSAIYYLFLDSFAGLSWLLNVINRAIDLFYHYVLPKAGELTSRGLRALFRGRTDYILTLYLFMLVVVGIMIFMAWR, from the coding sequence ATGGCCACCATAGTTCACGCTTACTGGCTCACATGGTCCTGGACTTGGCTTGCCCCATACCTAGGGGCAGGCCTCCTAGCCCTCATGTGGCTCGCTGGGATTAGGAATGAGAAGGCCTATGGAATAATTAGCGTTCTCAGCGTGCTGGCTAGCGCCTTGGTCTCAAGCGCTGCCCTCTATTACGTGCTCGCCGACCATGAGGTCATATATGCCACGAGCAGCTGGTACTGGGACCAGGTGCTTAAGGTCCACGTCGGTACCTACCTGGACGGCCTGAGCGCCATAATGGCCACCGTGGTCTCCTGGCTCAGCTTCCTCATAGACCTTTATAGCATAGATTATATGAAGGGAGACTGGGGAGTCCAGCGCTACTTCTTCTTCATATCATTCTTCGTGGGCAGCATGATGCTAGTCGTGACGGCCAGCAACCTGATCCTCATGTTCGTAGGCTGGGAGGGCACCGGACTGGCGAGCTACGCGCTCATAGGGCACTGGTACACGGATGAGAAGGAATATTGGGTCGGCGTGCCGGGAAGCACGGCGCTGGGCAAGCCTATGTACTTCGAGCCTAGCACGAGCGGCATCAGAGCCATGCTCTTCACCAGAGTTGGCGACGTAGGATTCCTAGTAGGCATGACTGGCGTCTTCGCGCTAGTAGGCAGCATGAGCATACCAACCATTGCGAGCTCCGCTGGGTCCTGGATGTCGTTCCTTGCCACTAGGGGGCTCCTGACGGCGTTCCTGTTCATATTCACACTTGGCGCCCTCGCCAAGAGCGCGCAGTTCCCATTCACAGAGTGGCTTGTCACTGCTATGACGGGCCCCACGCCAGTCTCGGCGCTAATACACGCCGCCACTATGGTTAAGGTTGGCGTCTATTACATGCTGAGGTTTGCCCCTATATTCTTCGTCGGAGCGCTGGTAGCTTCATCTCTTGGAGCGACAGCTGCGGTCGCCCAGGTGCATGAATACTTCTTCATAGTAGCTTCGCTGGCCGCAGTGACGCTGTTCATGATGGCGACTATGGCAATCGTAAACCACGAGTTCAAGCTGATCCTAGCGTTCTCAACAGCCGAATACTTAGGCTACATGATACTTGCAGTCGCCGCTGGCGGACTGGCGGTGGTTACGGCCAACTACTCCGCCATGGCTTATGCTGAGATGGCTGGCCTCACCATGCTGATAGCCCACGCCGTGTTTAAGGCAGCGCTCTTCCTGGTAGCGGGCTACGCCCTCCATGCTTCAGAGAGCAGGTTCATTGATGACATGGGCAATTTCTGGAAGTACATGAAGGGGACCGGCGTATCAGCGTGGCTCGCGGGCCTGAGCCTCGCGGCGGTGCCCCCGTTCATGGGCTTCTTCGGCAAGGAGCTCGTGCTGAGCACCGTTGAGAGGGCCGAGGTCTACTCCCTGTACGCCCTGGCCGTGGTTGCTGTGGTCTTTACTGCAGCCTACATAACAAGGCTTCTGGTCAGGGTGTTCCACCTGCCGCCGCTCAACAAGGAGTCTGAGGAGAGGCATTACCATGAGGCGCCCCTGCTCATGTTAATACCTTACGCAATCCTTGGCCTAGCATCAATAGCGCTGGGCCTGGCCTGGCTCTATGTGGGGTACTGGGTTGCTGCCGGCGTAGGGGAGACCCTCAGCATAAAGGTCACTCCTCCCTACATGCCTCCGATAGATCTAACCACGATAGTTATAACGGCCGTGGTGCTCGTAGATATCATAGGGGTGGCGCTCCTCTACCTGAGACGCCACAGCCTAGTCTACCTCCTTGAGAGAAGCAGCGCGCTGAGGGCCATACACTCCTTCCTCTTCAACAGGTGGTACGTTAACTCTGCCATCTACTACCTGTTCCTGGACTCCTTCGCTGGCCTCTCGTGGCTCCTCAACGTTATCAACAGGGCCATAGACCTCTTCTATCACTACGTCCTTCCCAAGGCTGGCGAGCTGACATCAAGGGGGCTCAGAGCGCTCTTCAGGGGCCGCACTGACTACATACTAACGCTTTACCTCTTCATGCTTGTCGTTGTTGGCATAATGATATTCATGGCGTGGAGGTGA
- a CDS encoding complex I subunit 5 family protein: MLQYPLLWVTVMLPIALGVVAWPLKSRSGLHALTYLSAASLLAPLLIVVAMYAAGVLEAGSLVDPLYFNLTRYSIGTIALGIDGLSAPVIIGLSIVTAFVAVYSIKYMETRIAEMKEAGESPPSFGTYILLYDIFAATMLGLAYSTNLVEFYVFLEGSLISSFLLIAFYGYGDRRRISLLYFVWTHIGAVVFLTGALYLGFLVHSFNYLSVVNGQLVSVGSVEYIGPSAATIIAALLLFGLFVKMAVFGVHMWLPYAHAEAPTPISALLSPNLIGLAGYAIARFVIPLFPTQMVDWRDFLLGLAFTTIIYAGLVSLRQTDFKRFLAYSSISQMGYMLLGLATLNAYGISGAMLIYLSHAIGKALLFTTAGVFITEAHGLRDIGKMGGLARRYPLVAALALFGFMNLTGLPPSIGMWSEIYIVLGVVKSLLFINMATIVGISLLLIVALTVTASYSFITMRRVFYGQPRSKIEAAEKVDSFKLSMLAIAIFSVIFFLAINPITAGLSAAVTHVVLLSGLGGGA, translated from the coding sequence ATGCTTCAGTACCCGCTGCTTTGGGTTACAGTAATGCTTCCAATAGCCCTGGGCGTAGTTGCCTGGCCGCTTAAGAGCAGGAGCGGGCTACACGCGCTAACTTACCTCTCGGCCGCCTCCCTCCTGGCGCCCCTCCTCATAGTTGTAGCCATGTATGCCGCGGGGGTGCTGGAGGCAGGCAGCCTCGTAGACCCCCTCTACTTCAACTTAACAAGGTACTCAATAGGAACTATAGCCCTTGGTATAGACGGGCTATCTGCGCCTGTCATAATAGGACTTTCGATAGTCACAGCTTTTGTGGCAGTTTATAGTATAAAGTACATGGAGACCAGGATAGCCGAGATGAAGGAGGCAGGAGAGAGCCCACCCTCATTTGGGACTTACATTCTGCTCTATGACATCTTCGCGGCCACTATGCTTGGCCTAGCCTACTCGACGAACCTCGTGGAGTTCTACGTGTTCCTGGAGGGCAGCCTCATATCCTCTTTCCTCCTCATAGCATTCTACGGCTACGGCGACAGGAGGAGGATATCGCTGCTTTACTTCGTTTGGACTCACATCGGGGCCGTCGTGTTCCTCACAGGCGCCCTCTACCTTGGGTTCCTCGTCCACTCGTTCAACTACCTAAGCGTCGTCAATGGTCAGCTAGTCTCGGTCGGCTCGGTTGAGTACATAGGCCCCTCAGCAGCAACGATAATAGCGGCCCTGCTACTCTTCGGGCTCTTCGTCAAGATGGCTGTCTTTGGGGTCCACATGTGGCTGCCCTACGCGCACGCTGAGGCTCCAACCCCCATCTCAGCGCTACTATCGCCAAACCTCATAGGGCTCGCGGGCTATGCAATAGCTAGGTTTGTCATACCGCTGTTCCCAACCCAGATGGTGGACTGGCGCGACTTCCTCCTGGGGTTGGCGTTCACTACTATCATATATGCGGGCCTGGTCTCGCTCAGGCAGACTGACTTCAAGAGGTTCTTAGCGTACTCAAGCATAAGCCAGATGGGCTACATGCTCCTTGGCCTTGCCACGCTTAACGCCTACGGCATCAGTGGCGCCATGCTGATATACCTATCACACGCCATAGGCAAGGCCCTGCTCTTCACGACAGCTGGGGTCTTCATAACCGAGGCGCACGGCCTCAGGGACATAGGCAAGATGGGTGGCCTAGCCAGAAGGTACCCGCTGGTCGCCGCGTTGGCCCTCTTCGGATTCATGAACTTGACTGGCCTTCCGCCGAGCATAGGCATGTGGAGTGAGATATATATAGTTCTGGGGGTAGTTAAGTCCCTGCTCTTCATAAACATGGCCACAATTGTAGGCATAAGCCTGCTCCTAATAGTGGCCCTTACAGTGACGGCGTCATACTCATTCATAACTATGAGGAGGGTCTTCTATGGCCAGCCTAGGTCAAAGATAGAGGCCGCCGAAAAGGTTGACAGCTTTAAGCTCTCAATGCTGGCCATAGCAATCTTCAGCGTAATTTTCTTCCTTGCTATAAACCCGATCACGGCCGGCCTCAGCGCGGCCGTGACGCACGTTGTCCTCCTCTCAGGCTTAGGAGGTGGTGCATGA
- a CDS encoding NADH-quinone oxidoreductase subunit K has product MIILDSFVGGILLVTSAIIIGIGAYGLTASSNLLRQLLSVEVMFNGLLLLVIPILAGSSYLATYFGIIAISVVSVEVIVVVSILIAFLRQYRSLSSSDLEESEV; this is encoded by the coding sequence GTGATTATCCTAGACTCGTTTGTTGGCGGCATACTGTTAGTGACCTCAGCTATAATAATAGGCATAGGCGCCTATGGCCTCACGGCATCAAGCAACCTGTTAAGGCAGCTCCTTTCAGTTGAGGTGATGTTCAACGGGCTACTGCTACTAGTCATACCTATATTGGCTGGCTCCTCCTACCTTGCCACGTACTTTGGCATTATAGCGATTTCTGTGGTCTCTGTTGAGGTGATAGTAGTGGTCTCAATACTCATAGCTTTTCTAAGACAGTACAGGAGCCTTTCATCGAGTGACCTGGAGGAGTCGGAGGTGTAA
- a CDS encoding NADH-quinone oxidoreductase subunit J produces the protein MSGVSVDLPLFAAVLSVMAIVAAYMVIRIKDLVYASVTLAVLGSLTAALLAVVGFGIIGAYLVLVYVGAAVMFIIISVSMIGPQREETREPFKGLVAAAAVTTLILVVVFALSLYRLFIVPAPIQASQAAAGALHEYLPVLALIFVGQAATVVEAIAIAKRGERK, from the coding sequence GTGAGCGGCGTCTCAGTTGACCTACCGCTCTTCGCAGCCGTGCTCTCAGTTATGGCAATAGTCGCCGCGTACATGGTTATAAGGATCAAGGACCTAGTGTACGCCAGCGTGACGCTAGCCGTACTGGGCTCGTTAACGGCCGCGCTCCTCGCCGTAGTTGGCTTTGGAATAATTGGCGCTTACCTGGTGTTAGTATATGTCGGCGCCGCTGTAATGTTCATAATAATTTCGGTAAGCATGATAGGCCCCCAGAGGGAAGAGACCCGCGAGCCCTTCAAGGGGCTTGTGGCCGCAGCCGCCGTGACCACGCTAATCCTTGTAGTGGTGTTCGCCTTGAGCCTTTACAGGCTCTTCATTGTACCCGCCCCAATTCAGGCCTCGCAGGCGGCCGCCGGGGCCCTTCATGAATACCTGCCAGTCCTGGCCCTCATATTCGTTGGCCAGGCCGCGACAGTGGTGGAGGCTATAGCTATAGCGAAGAGAGGTGAGAGGAAGTGA
- the nuoI gene encoding NADH-quinone oxidoreductase subunit NuoI, which yields MPAKPEIKKVPRATFLGRAIAGNIGALTLGVKYFFDPNRITLLYPHEYIKLKQGYRGYIVLIFDKCISCASCARICPARAMKMVSVNVKDKKLNKVMKKKYPVINYNRCIFCGLCVDVCPTEALYHVPYHDLVYLNMNDMILNLEQFQEQPEFVTSKEGVPVTYVFDEKRGLVKVRADESVKQEGQIGQASGGENK from the coding sequence ATGCCGGCGAAGCCTGAGATTAAGAAGGTCCCGAGGGCAACTTTCCTTGGGAGGGCCATTGCGGGCAACATTGGAGCTCTGACGCTTGGAGTTAAGTACTTCTTTGACCCCAACAGGATAACCCTGCTATACCCCCACGAGTACATCAAGTTAAAGCAGGGCTACAGAGGTTACATTGTGCTGATATTTGACAAGTGTATAAGCTGTGCGTCCTGCGCCAGGATATGCCCAGCAAGGGCCATGAAGATGGTCTCTGTTAACGTCAAGGATAAGAAGCTTAACAAAGTGATGAAGAAGAAGTACCCGGTCATAAACTACAACCGCTGCATATTCTGCGGCCTCTGCGTCGACGTCTGTCCAACCGAAGCCCTCTATCATGTGCCGTACCACGACCTGGTGTACCTAAACATGAATGACATGATACTCAACTTAGAGCAGTTCCAGGAGCAGCCGGAGTTCGTAACTAGCAAGGAGGGCGTGCCTGTTACGTACGTTTTTGATGAGAAGAGGGGCCTCGTCAAGGTGAGGGCCGATGAGAGCGTTAAGCAGGAGGGGCAGATTGGCCAGGCAAGTGGGGGTGAGAACAAGTGA
- the nuoH gene encoding NADH-quinone oxidoreductase subunit NuoH translates to MVTAAKVFSDIGWGLFHYIIFYPPVYQFIIIPGLVAALVIVVFMIWFERKAAARVQMRYGPLEISPRTGGAPQLIADLIRYTVQELIIPSAADFFAFIVAPNAMLILSLLPMVAVPMTSISEYWPIPMGYSLLIAVALSTLAPIFTVVMAWASNNKFSVLGGVRESFIIVAYELIAVISLLSVVPLLHTFNLVDIVNYQMTGIWLGLLNPIALLDLFIAILMSTSGFPFEIPDSETELVAGPFTEYSGLIYGINMGGGYIRRWAFSVLMTLVFLGGWAPYRPGPGILLGYFVPSLIVVVKATIVMAIMSFLRAVYGRYRLDQALSLAWEVLIPLAFAAFGISVAEAFFGVHP, encoded by the coding sequence ATGGTGACGGCAGCGAAGGTATTTAGCGACATCGGCTGGGGGCTCTTCCATTACATAATATTTTACCCCCCGGTCTACCAGTTCATCATAATACCTGGCCTAGTGGCCGCGCTTGTAATAGTCGTATTCATGATATGGTTTGAGCGTAAGGCGGCAGCGAGGGTACAGATGAGGTACGGCCCGCTTGAGATAAGCCCAAGGACCGGCGGGGCGCCCCAGCTCATAGCTGACCTTATCAGGTACACCGTCCAGGAGCTCATAATACCCAGCGCTGCTGACTTCTTCGCGTTCATAGTCGCCCCGAACGCCATGTTAATACTATCGCTGTTGCCTATGGTAGCTGTCCCAATGACGTCAATAAGCGAGTACTGGCCAATCCCGATGGGCTACAGCCTGCTCATAGCTGTGGCCCTCTCAACCCTGGCACCTATATTCACGGTAGTAATGGCTTGGGCCAGCAACAACAAGTTCTCAGTGCTGGGCGGCGTTAGGGAGTCATTCATAATAGTTGCATATGAGCTCATAGCTGTCATATCTCTGCTGTCTGTGGTGCCACTGCTCCATACCTTTAACCTCGTCGACATAGTTAACTACCAGATGACCGGCATCTGGCTTGGCCTCCTTAACCCCATAGCCCTGCTCGACCTCTTCATCGCAATCCTCATGTCTACCAGCGGGTTCCCGTTCGAGATACCGGACTCCGAGACCGAGCTCGTCGCAGGGCCCTTCACCGAGTACAGCGGCCTCATCTACGGCATCAACATGGGAGGAGGGTACATAAGGAGGTGGGCCTTCTCAGTCCTCATGACCCTGGTCTTCCTCGGGGGCTGGGCGCCCTACAGGCCTGGGCCCGGCATACTGCTGGGGTACTTCGTACCCAGCCTCATAGTTGTGGTGAAGGCAACTATAGTCATGGCAATTATGAGCTTCCTGCGCGCCGTCTACGGCAGGTACAGGCTCGACCAGGCACTTAGCCTGGCCTGGGAGGTGCTCATACCCCTTGCATTTGCTGCCTTCGGCATAAGCGTGGCCGAGGCGTTTTTCGGGGTGCACCCGTGA
- a CDS encoding NADH-quinone oxidoreductase subunit D has product MSEGSASGVPHLPGMEVRPVERNVYEVQIGPSHPGSGHMRIIVELDGDVMVRVDPDIGFVHRTMEKLAEGRDWIKNIPLFERMAILDACNITLPYVEAVEKLLGIEPPERAKYLRTLLCEINRIASHLYGIGIFAVFLGHSTIYMWAFGDREVFVQLAEDLTGARLTHSYPVFGGVRRDIPDDFPQNARKAVRYMRYRLDEYAKIYLNNPNIRKRLEGVGVISKTKAAELGIVGPNARASGIKYDVRLVEPYEAYPELDFEIPVFEEGDSLARAWQRVEEIKQSLNIIEQAVDWLEKHPREGFMHDKFWKTAPKLYKDVYEGNIPYAGKYRVKLMPLFATLKVPPGKAAARVEAGRGEIFYYVESDGKDVPYRVRVVTPSFRNVIAFKYVMPGHRLMDLPAIYGSFDYFPPEWDR; this is encoded by the coding sequence ATGTCCGAGGGATCTGCCAGCGGCGTGCCTCACCTGCCTGGCATGGAAGTGAGGCCCGTCGAGAGGAACGTCTACGAGGTCCAGATAGGCCCCTCGCACCCAGGCTCAGGGCACATGAGGATAATAGTTGAGCTCGACGGTGACGTCATGGTCAGAGTTGACCCCGACATAGGCTTCGTCCACAGGACCATGGAGAAGCTGGCCGAGGGCAGGGACTGGATAAAGAACATACCGTTGTTCGAGAGGATGGCTATACTGGACGCCTGCAACATAACGCTCCCCTACGTTGAGGCCGTCGAGAAGCTACTTGGCATAGAGCCGCCGGAGAGGGCTAAGTATCTCAGGACGCTCCTCTGCGAGATAAACAGGATAGCGAGCCACCTCTACGGCATAGGCATATTTGCAGTGTTCCTGGGCCACTCGACGATCTACATGTGGGCCTTCGGCGACAGGGAGGTCTTCGTGCAGCTGGCCGAGGACCTGACGGGGGCAAGGTTAACCCACTCCTACCCCGTGTTCGGCGGGGTCAGGAGGGACATCCCTGACGACTTCCCCCAGAACGCCAGGAAGGCCGTGAGATACATGAGGTACAGGCTTGATGAGTACGCCAAGATATACCTGAACAACCCTAACATAAGGAAGAGGCTTGAGGGCGTGGGCGTAATCTCTAAGACTAAGGCCGCGGAGCTGGGCATAGTCGGACCTAATGCCAGGGCCAGCGGGATTAAGTATGACGTCAGGCTCGTTGAGCCCTATGAGGCGTACCCAGAGCTTGACTTCGAGATACCAGTCTTTGAGGAGGGCGACTCACTGGCGAGGGCATGGCAGAGGGTTGAGGAGATAAAGCAGAGCCTTAACATAATTGAGCAGGCCGTGGACTGGCTTGAGAAGCACCCGAGGGAGGGCTTCATGCATGACAAGTTCTGGAAGACTGCTCCAAAGCTTTACAAGGACGTCTATGAGGGCAACATACCGTATGCGGGTAAGTACAGGGTTAAGCTAATGCCTCTCTTTGCGACCCTCAAGGTGCCCCCTGGAAAGGCCGCCGCTAGGGTTGAGGCAGGCAGGGGCGAGATTTTCTATTATGTTGAAAGTGACGGCAAGGATGTGCCATACAGAGTTAGAGTGGTCACGCCCTCGTTCAGAAACGTCATAGCCTTCAAGTATGTGATGCCTGGCCACAGACTCATGGACTTACCTGCCATTTATGGGAGTTTTGATTATTTCCCGCCAGAGTGGGATAGGTGA
- a CDS encoding NADH-quinone oxidoreductase subunit C: MPATAEELQKSLLEALKDYKPQVEPVKGYIDIVVPVEHLVEAAVKLKELGFDHVISVGAVDYIAKKQFKVMYHVTSYLNEDLSKFMVSLSTYISRDNPHCPSLTRVWLSAELQERETYEMFGITFDGHPDLRLLLLTPVVAALKPLRKDFVVKEESDDIETDYEAFESSKWW; encoded by the coding sequence CTATAAGCCGCAGGTGGAGCCCGTCAAGGGCTACATAGACATTGTTGTGCCAGTCGAGCACCTGGTAGAGGCTGCGGTCAAGTTGAAGGAGCTAGGTTTTGACCATGTTATCTCGGTTGGCGCCGTCGACTACATAGCTAAGAAGCAGTTTAAGGTCATGTACCACGTGACAAGCTACTTAAACGAGGACCTCTCAAAGTTTATGGTATCGTTATCAACTTATATATCTAGGGACAACCCGCACTGTCCAAGCCTCACCCGCGTGTGGCTGAGCGCTGAGCTCCAGGAGAGGGAGACCTATGAGATGTTCGGGATAACGTTTGACGGCCACCCAGACCTGAGGCTCCTGCTGCTAACCCCAGTTGTGGCAGCCCTCAAGCCCCTGCGCAAGGACTTTGTTGTCAAGGAGGAGAGCGACGACATCGAAACTGACTATGAGGCGTTTGAGTCTTCAAAGTGGTGGTGA